One Lucilia cuprina isolate Lc7/37 chromosome 4, ASM2204524v1, whole genome shotgun sequence DNA segment encodes these proteins:
- the LOC124419445 gene encoding probable serine/threonine-protein kinase irlF isoform X1, translated as MKITLAVLFLAGLTIYCKCAAVLSLPPSLIAHAASLDERLKTLKPFALAKDNETQQQHQQQQQQLSANEDEESNEAVLAADLYTNFKNLWHNNNDLSLNLQKRERNTFDDDIVDVAAMQQLQRQKPIATINKNNQNQNGLKPHDNYDNVGHNKNGNNNNHNNNNKNENNISKSSLASSSLPLSLSSAATNMNEATNLNFNLPSHKFTSVEVYDDDNGEWLSPSPQTIDDIFVSPPHLHNHQYIKEPSIPQLKRRELENMPLANAAAVEDSTILNRFLKPSKYWSRQCPLENENNCLQEYYGTLIADRNNALLKHLQSGQNNHPFATEAGKTSSHNNYYNNKVNVEDDIILLLTAEQNLIQFLSWALNELYSYGKFSNITDNGADSYHPGMYMWKKLNLSGRLEPPLLVDEPRYVIVRREYDQSDDENDYKRGLNYGEDPFIPPRGRKHNLPDLDSLLHRYETFVPNRGRRDKIKDIFKYDDLFYPNRGKRQMTTAVNDNGGVIDERNADDNDIETIEAGNERHEMQQHPLLSNELMEYIENLMAKMKRKLQPDTDDNNNKNDDEKLANSFDEMFNRNEPTTRMSTTFQQASPAAASARVVANSASPSLLKKRFKSMINILHNRKQQQQRHHQQPNHYYNNNNNRRQWWKRYTKKAKTSTTRPTNNNVRPTMPTIRSPTLDTNRLQTTLRSMSPLQQLTQIYQEKHQQQQQPDLSPPYMKLASKFMWQQQQNLLKSLAQQFDPLSWHKLQLLLQQQQQQQQYQHHHHQPLLTMRHPRLTALQHLPAIQQYQQPQMQRLATPQETQLKYSYDQLDNDITNDLDNFYNKDID; from the exons ATGAAGATCACGCTTGCTGTGTTATTTTTGGCTGGACTAACAATTTATTGTAAATGTGCTGCGGTATTATCTTTACCACCATCACTTATCGCTCATGCGGCATCCTTGGACGAGAGACTAAAAACTCTAAAACCTTTTGCGTTGGCTAAAGACAATGAGacccaacaacaacatcagcagcagcaacagcaattgTCCGCCAATGAAGATGAAGAATCGAATGAGGCAGTGTTGGCAGcagatttatatacaaattttaagaatttgtggCATAACAACAACGATCtaagtttaaatttacaaaaacgtgAGCGTAATACCTTTGATGATGATATCGTCGATGTTGCAGCAATGCAACAACTACAGCGACAAAAACCCATAgcaacaattaacaaaaacaaccaaaatCAAAATGGCCTTAAGCCACACGACAACTACGACAATGTTGGTCATAATAAaaatggcaacaacaacaatcataataataataataaaaatgaaaataacatttcaaaatcGTCTTTGGCATCATCTTCTTTGCCATTGTCGTTGTCTAGCGCCGCCACAAATATGAATGAAGccacaaatttgaattttaatttacctTCACACAAGTTTACCTCTGTCGAAGTATACGATGACGACAACGGCGAATGGTTGTCCCCCAGCCCTCAAACGATTGACGATATTTTTGTCTCGCCACCTCATCTTCATAATCATCAGTACATAAAAGAACCTTCAATACCACAACTTAAACGCAGAGAATTAGAAAATATGCCCTTAGCCAATGCCGCTGCTGTAGAAGATTCAACAATTTTGAATAGATTCCTAAAgccatcgaaatattggtccaGACAATGTCCAttggaaaatgaaaataattgccTGCAGGAATATTATGGTACTCTTATTGCTGACAG AAATAATGCTTTACTAAAACATTTACAAAGCGGACAAAACAACCACCCATTTGCAACTGAAGCTGGGAAAACTTCATCCCATAATAATTACTATAACAACAAAGTAAATGTAGAGGATGACATTATCTTACTATTGACGGCagaacaaaatttaatacaatttttaagttGGGCTCTGAATGAACTCTATTCATATGGTAAGTTTTCAAATATAACGGATAATGGAGCTGACTCTTATCATCCGGGTATGTATATGTGGAAGAAATTAAATCTATCTGGTCGCCTAGAACCACCACTGCTAGTTGATGAACCCCGGTATGTGATTGTACGACGAGAATATGATCAGAGTGATGATGAAAATGATTATAAGAGAG GTTTAAATTATGGTGAAGATCCATTTATACCGCCTAGAGGACGTAAACATAATTTACCAGATCTAGATTCATTGTTGCATCGTTATGAGACATTTGTGCCGAATCGTGGACGACGTGATAAAATcaaagacatttttaaatatgatgATCTCTTCTATCCAAATCGTGGCAAAAGACAAATGACTACTGCAGTCAATGACAACGGCGGCGTTATAGATGAAAGAAACGCGGACGACAATGACATCGAAACTATTGAGGCAGGTAATGAACGACATGAAATGCAACAACATCCTTTGTTGTCAAATGAACTGAtggaatatatagaaaatttaatggcGAAAATGAAGAGAAAATTACAGCCAGATACcgatgacaacaacaacaaaaatgatgaTGAAAAACTTGCAAATAGTTTTGATGAAATGTTCAACAGAAATGAGCCGACAACAAGAATGTCAACCACATTTCAACAAGCATCACCAGCAGCAGCATCAGCAAGAGTAGTAGCAAATTCAGCATCACCATCATTATtgaaaaaacgttttaaatcaatgatcaatattttacacaatcgtaaacaacagcagcagcgtCATCATCAACAACCAAATcattactacaacaacaacaataacagacgTCAATGGTGGAAAAGATATACGAAAAAAGCTAAAACATCTACTACACGACCAACAAATAACAATGTTAGACCAACAATGCCAACAATACGATCGCCTACATTGGATACAAATAGATTACAGACAACTTTAAGATCAATGTCACCTTTACAACAACTAACACAAATATATCAAGAaaaacatcagcaacaacaacaaccagacCTTTCTCCACCTTATATGAAACTAGCTAGTAAATTTATgtggcagcaacaacaaaacttatTGAAATCATTAGCTCAACAATTTGATCCTTTGTCTTGGCATAAATTACAAttgttgctacaacaacaacagcagcagcaacaatatcaACATCACCATCATCAACCATTATTGACAATGCGACATCCACGTTTGACAGCCTTGCAACACTTGCCCGCAATACAACAGTACCAACAACCCCAAATGCAACGCCTGGCAACGCCTCAAGAGACACAATTAAAGTATTCATACGATCAACTAGATAATGATATAACTAATGATCttgataatttctataataaggATATAGATTAA
- the LOC124419445 gene encoding bromodomain-containing protein DDB_G0280777 isoform X2 has protein sequence MKITLAVLFLAGLTIYCKCAAVLSLPPSLIAHAASLDERLKTLKPFALAKDNETQQQHQQQQQQLSANEDEESNEAVLAADLYTNFKNLWHNNNDLSLNLQKRERNTFDDDIVDVAAMQQLQRQKPIATINKNNQNQNGLKPHDNYDNVGHNKNGNNNNHNNNNKNENNISKSSLASSSLPLSLSSAATNMNEATNLNFNLPSHKFTSVEVYDDDNGEWLSPSPQTIDDIFVSPPHLHNHQYIKEPSIPQLKRRELENMPLANAAAVEDSTILNRFLKPSKYWSRQCPLENENNCLQEYYGTLIADRNNALLKHLQSGQNNHPFATEAGKTSSHNNYYNNKVNVEDDIILLLTAEQNLIQFLSWALNELYSYEPPLLVDEPRYVIVRREYDQSDDENDYKRGLNYGEDPFIPPRGRKHNLPDLDSLLHRYETFVPNRGRRDKIKDIFKYDDLFYPNRGKRQMTTAVNDNGGVIDERNADDNDIETIEAGNERHEMQQHPLLSNELMEYIENLMAKMKRKLQPDTDDNNNKNDDEKLANSFDEMFNRNEPTTRMSTTFQQASPAAASARVVANSASPSLLKKRFKSMINILHNRKQQQQRHHQQPNHYYNNNNNRRQWWKRYTKKAKTSTTRPTNNNVRPTMPTIRSPTLDTNRLQTTLRSMSPLQQLTQIYQEKHQQQQQPDLSPPYMKLASKFMWQQQQNLLKSLAQQFDPLSWHKLQLLLQQQQQQQQYQHHHHQPLLTMRHPRLTALQHLPAIQQYQQPQMQRLATPQETQLKYSYDQLDNDITNDLDNFYNKDID, from the exons ATGAAGATCACGCTTGCTGTGTTATTTTTGGCTGGACTAACAATTTATTGTAAATGTGCTGCGGTATTATCTTTACCACCATCACTTATCGCTCATGCGGCATCCTTGGACGAGAGACTAAAAACTCTAAAACCTTTTGCGTTGGCTAAAGACAATGAGacccaacaacaacatcagcagcagcaacagcaattgTCCGCCAATGAAGATGAAGAATCGAATGAGGCAGTGTTGGCAGcagatttatatacaaattttaagaatttgtggCATAACAACAACGATCtaagtttaaatttacaaaaacgtgAGCGTAATACCTTTGATGATGATATCGTCGATGTTGCAGCAATGCAACAACTACAGCGACAAAAACCCATAgcaacaattaacaaaaacaaccaaaatCAAAATGGCCTTAAGCCACACGACAACTACGACAATGTTGGTCATAATAAaaatggcaacaacaacaatcataataataataataaaaatgaaaataacatttcaaaatcGTCTTTGGCATCATCTTCTTTGCCATTGTCGTTGTCTAGCGCCGCCACAAATATGAATGAAGccacaaatttgaattttaatttacctTCACACAAGTTTACCTCTGTCGAAGTATACGATGACGACAACGGCGAATGGTTGTCCCCCAGCCCTCAAACGATTGACGATATTTTTGTCTCGCCACCTCATCTTCATAATCATCAGTACATAAAAGAACCTTCAATACCACAACTTAAACGCAGAGAATTAGAAAATATGCCCTTAGCCAATGCCGCTGCTGTAGAAGATTCAACAATTTTGAATAGATTCCTAAAgccatcgaaatattggtccaGACAATGTCCAttggaaaatgaaaataattgccTGCAGGAATATTATGGTACTCTTATTGCTGACAG AAATAATGCTTTACTAAAACATTTACAAAGCGGACAAAACAACCACCCATTTGCAACTGAAGCTGGGAAAACTTCATCCCATAATAATTACTATAACAACAAAGTAAATGTAGAGGATGACATTATCTTACTATTGACGGCagaacaaaatttaatacaatttttaagttGGGCTCTGAATGAACTCTATTCATATG AACCACCACTGCTAGTTGATGAACCCCGGTATGTGATTGTACGACGAGAATATGATCAGAGTGATGATGAAAATGATTATAAGAGAG GTTTAAATTATGGTGAAGATCCATTTATACCGCCTAGAGGACGTAAACATAATTTACCAGATCTAGATTCATTGTTGCATCGTTATGAGACATTTGTGCCGAATCGTGGACGACGTGATAAAATcaaagacatttttaaatatgatgATCTCTTCTATCCAAATCGTGGCAAAAGACAAATGACTACTGCAGTCAATGACAACGGCGGCGTTATAGATGAAAGAAACGCGGACGACAATGACATCGAAACTATTGAGGCAGGTAATGAACGACATGAAATGCAACAACATCCTTTGTTGTCAAATGAACTGAtggaatatatagaaaatttaatggcGAAAATGAAGAGAAAATTACAGCCAGATACcgatgacaacaacaacaaaaatgatgaTGAAAAACTTGCAAATAGTTTTGATGAAATGTTCAACAGAAATGAGCCGACAACAAGAATGTCAACCACATTTCAACAAGCATCACCAGCAGCAGCATCAGCAAGAGTAGTAGCAAATTCAGCATCACCATCATTATtgaaaaaacgttttaaatcaatgatcaatattttacacaatcgtaaacaacagcagcagcgtCATCATCAACAACCAAATcattactacaacaacaacaataacagacgTCAATGGTGGAAAAGATATACGAAAAAAGCTAAAACATCTACTACACGACCAACAAATAACAATGTTAGACCAACAATGCCAACAATACGATCGCCTACATTGGATACAAATAGATTACAGACAACTTTAAGATCAATGTCACCTTTACAACAACTAACACAAATATATCAAGAaaaacatcagcaacaacaacaaccagacCTTTCTCCACCTTATATGAAACTAGCTAGTAAATTTATgtggcagcaacaacaaaacttatTGAAATCATTAGCTCAACAATTTGATCCTTTGTCTTGGCATAAATTACAAttgttgctacaacaacaacagcagcagcaacaatatcaACATCACCATCATCAACCATTATTGACAATGCGACATCCACGTTTGACAGCCTTGCAACACTTGCCCGCAATACAACAGTACCAACAACCCCAAATGCAACGCCTGGCAACGCCTCAAGAGACACAATTAAAGTATTCATACGATCAACTAGATAATGATATAACTAATGATCttgataatttctataataaggATATAGATTAA